TAGTGAGTCACGTACAGTAGTTGTGGAAATCTTTGTCTCCATTGTCTGATACTGCCCCTGGTGGCCAAATAGTTTATTTCTTTACAGTCACttcaattactgtatgttttgatAAAGTCTAATATTAAAGAGTGCTATtttccttatttaaaaaaaaacacatgacaattttttgTTGGGCTCAAACATATTAAAATACACTCCCATTCATATGAATATTTTAAGATGAACCAAAGGCTTTTTTCAAGGCCTTAAAAAAAGTCTTGTACTTGACTGACATAGTATTTAGTGCATTGtattcaatattcagatttttgtacattttattaaactgtaaaaaaaaaaaagataaacatttgatttgttGCCCAACATGCTATTTTGTTGTTGCAAATTTTTGCAACCACCAAAAAAAGGTTTACACATCAGAACTGTGTATGTGTTGCATACCATACGCAGGCTCGGAGGGGCAGGACCAGGCCGGTTCCGCCTTCAGGACTGGACTACATGCGACACAAAGACATGGACACACTGCTTAGAATGCtgcataagaagaagaagaagaagaagaagaagaagaagggagcAGACACGGACCTACGCCTGACGGGGGGGTTGGTCCTCAGTGCCGGCACACTGGTGGATTTAGCGACCCGCTCTGGATGGAGAGCAAAAGCAGAACATGAACATGACAGCTGACATGACAAAAGTAAACCATGTTGTGTGCTACCTGAGAGCTGGTGAAGCAACGTGGATGCCAGGTTGACAGACATGTCCTGCCACAGCGCCGCCCGCAGGCACTGCTCTGCTATTTTGGCTCCGGAACACAACTGGTCTCCGAAGAACTGGCGGTCCTCCATCGCGACGCCCGAGAACAACCGGGGTTGAGTCtcttcatccattttcccactTAGAAGAATTTTCTCAGCCAAGGTGGCCACCgagctctcctcctcctccactttgaCAGCAAGCGGAACATTCGGAACATCACCGTCGAGATGGGGATCGGCTGTCTCCTCCGCCTCGACGTGTTCTTTTTTGACGGCCAAAAGACGGTGACCTCCATCGCTTGAAGAAGATGGGCCTTGCGCGTCTCTTATTGGCCCATCACGGAAGACACCTGACATGCTCTGCGTGTCGATTTCCATGGAGGCCTCTTCCTCCTTGACCTTCACGTGAGGCTGGGTCAGGAACTGACTCTCTGCCATGAAAAACATTTGCTTAGGTTCTCGCTGTCAAATGGATGGatcaacacacatgcacacactcacacacaaacctgCCAATTTCCTCAGCAAGTCCGAAGCCAGCGTGTCAGTGGTGGCATCACCCTCGGGTGTGTGCGTGAGCGAGGGTGGATCGGGACTGGCCCCGGGGCCATCGGGGGACAGAGCAAGACCCGGTTCCTCCTGCTGCCCACCTCGACCCTCTCCTCGACTCCCAGGGAGCATCTGGGACTTCTGGGTGGCCTCTGaagtcacacacaaaaagacatcAGACAGGCACTATGTgtgctcatgtgtgtgtgtgtgtgtgtgtgtgtgtgattttaaaGTACCTGACAGCCTAATGAGAAGGTCAGATGCCATCTTGGTGTTGACATCAGGGCTGAAGAGAGAGGTCGCTGCCAGGAAGGGGCTCAAACCTGCTGTGCACGACTCCGACCCGCGGTCAGCGTGCATGTGGTCCTGCCGACGAGCTGCCTGTGTGTGTCGTTGGGCCACgtccggaggaggaggaggaggaggaggatgaggaggaggctgtAACGCACTCGACCCACGCTTCATTTCCCAGCGACGAGGAAGGGAGTCACACTCAGAAGAGAGGCGAGCGATACGAGAGGAGAGATGCTAAAATAAGACGTGAAGGTTCTTGGCCACTTGGTGGAGACGAGAGCATGATGAAAATCTACTCCTTTGACTGTTTCTGACCTGTGAGCGAAGGATGAATGCCAAGCGAGGCAGAAGACGGAAGGTGGATGATGACGAGCATGACAAGAAACATAACATGATCAAAGTGAATCCCATAATCCGGCAATCATTGAATGGATATGACCCGATAAGTGTCATAATCACATCGCCATGGTAACAGGCTGCAGCATCTCCTGCCCTGACCTTATTTGCAACAATCAATTCTGATTATGGGTgggtaaaaaaatattgattattCGACGCATGGTAGTAATAACTCCCTTAGGCTTGAATTTTTTGGTATATGTACACAACTGCCatgtttattacttttttttaaaccatatgTAAGTTATTctgcaagttatttattttcagacaTTGTCTTGCATAAAAATGTGATGTGGCATACCACGTACGTTCATGTGaccataaaaatacattaaaatttgTTAACAGGAATGCTataattgtttttaatgaattaaaatccatccattcatccatgcatCCCTCAATTTTCAAATCTCCTTATTCTCACAGGGGTCAAACACGGACTTGCTGGATcatatccgagctgtcttcgggcagtaggcagtttacacccagaactggtcgccagccaatcccaaTGAATCAAAATCAAAGCATTTTAATTATTATCAAATCACAACCTAAACCATCAAAATCAATTAGTGAGGTTCTTCACAATATCCAGCCATAATTCAAAAGTCAGTAACAAGCTGCAGGGCCCAAAACATTGCTCgaactgttatttttatttatataaaatatatatatatatatatatatatatatatatatcaaatgtTCCACTTATGTCAATCGAAAttggctaaataaataaatataggaTGAGAAATAATGTCCAAGTGCAATCGTAATACAGTCAAATTGTTGGAAACTATTAATATGTAAATCGTAAGCTAACACTAATTCGGTCCACTCTGACACCAGTCGAACCGGTTCACTCCAACCTCTCAACTCGACATTCGTGCCTCGCGGGAGTCCGTAAATGAACGTGACCCCCTTTCCTCCATCCCTCCCTGTTCGGTACCAGTCGCACGGGAGGTGTCCGAACCCTCCGGACGGAGCGGGAGTTCCCGCCGGTGCTCCTCGCTGTTCCCCTCTCCCTTTCCCCCCGTCTCAACATGGCTGACACGCCGAGTCACAAAGTCACTTCCCGGCGTGGGAGGACGGGCGCGCCAATTCGGTACCGAGGAAGCGGCAAATTTGTTCCGTTTCAGCTGGTACCAGGAAGGAGGGCAGGTGTCAAGAGCCCAgtcgcccccccaccctcgccctccctctccccctcctcctctccatCACGCCCCTGCAACATGGCTGAACGGAACTCGACCTCACGAGACCTCTGAAGTCCTCCACTCGGGACATTTCGCGTCGACAACCCGCCCCGGGACGAACAGACGACGCCTTGCCGTCGCCCCACCACTTCTCCGCTCACCCTCCGAGACTTACCGGTACCGGCAGGGCAGGTGGCGGCGGTGGTTGAGATGGTGCAGTCTAGGGCAGAGCCTATATATAGACCACACATTTTCACTGGCGGTGaattctctcctttttttttgcccccttcTTGCGTCGACCTCCGGCCTTTCTTCGCCACTTTCCAACAGTGCCAGTTGAGGTAAGGGGGGGAAGGCGAGGGGAGGAGTGAGGCGAAAACCGCGCGGAGACGTCTTGTTCCAGGCCGAGAGGAGGATGACGGGTCGGTCACTGAGCAGGGCAGATGGAGGTTCCCgcctccttttctctctctctctctctcgtctcttccACGCGTgaacgtgcgcgcgcgcgagaGGGACGCAGTGGGTCCGTCCACACGCCAAGCTCACGCGGGCACACGCAAGGTGAACACTTGTCCGTTTGAACAGGAGCGGCGCAGCACGGTCCACACTTCTCAAGAGTCCACAAGCACCAGTCACAACCCAAAATAGATCTGATTCTGCTTTTATATTTGAAagcatcttaattttttttcacgtcgTTACTTTGTCAAACTGGGACCCCCTTTTTCACCAACCTaagcgaaaaaaaaagtcaaaggttAAAGTTATGAAAAGAAGGAATCTATTTTTGTGTAGTCAAGTTAGGAAGatgattattttctgtattttctacgtttttatttttacatgaggAGTTGGATTCAATAAACGTAAACCATTTTCTAAGTGTACATACACAGTGTTGCCCCAAGAGTCATCTGGCTGTAACTGGGAAATATTTTGTGGGCTTTTCTTCGGGGGAACACTGCGACAAGACAAGGGTGTCAGGAGTGGGAGTACTTTTACCATCTCTGCCGTAATGGGATAAAAATTGAAGTTTGGCCTGATACGTTACAGCCAATCTTGCCCCAAATCTGCATCATAGTACAGTATAAAACTTGAAACTTGTAATGCCTGGACACAAAATTTGGTCGACTATTCTTGTTTTAGAATTTCATGTCAATGACATGTAGCATTCAAGCACATCTACTGCTGCAGTGTCCGTTCTGAACCTCTAGATGGAGACAAACAGCAGTAAaggaacacacacgcacccatcAAAGTGAACAAAGTGCGAGATGCCAGCACCATCAGTTTCGCTACTTTAATTGGACAGCATCGTCGGTACAATTTAACCAATTCTGAATTCAAGGTTGGCCGTTACAGGGGCTTCTAACCACTCCTGTCATCTGTCCATATTGCAGGTTAAAGTACCCATGACACCCCTCCAACCAAGAAAGAACCCGAGATTCGAAGTACTGTCTTTCATATGGTCTACTTCTGATCAAAGGTCAGAGTGATTTTAGGCTCCAAACTGTGTCGGATGACGTGGGCCGGACCCCATTGTTGAAACACCGAATCAGACGGATTGGATGAGATAATTTCCCGTGGCACTCTTTATGATCTCACAAGGCACACTAACGTGGTTAGGAATCACAACACTACAACCCAGCAAGTGGCACAGGATTggactttgtttcattttgaggcgaggaggagggggtTGCCTCCGTTTAAATGCTCAGGAGATCCTGGAGGGAGGCGGCTGCAGCTGGTGTACATCCTGttggtgtgttgggggggggtggggggggggggggttggggggggctctTAATCCTGCAGAACTAGATCCTGTAGACAAcactgaggacaaaaaaaataatccagttcTTCACACAACCTAATGTCTGTATCATTTCGAGAATCTTTTCACAGGTTGCTTCTTCAAATCACCATTGAGGTAGTGCTCAGAAGTACAAGCAACAGATCTACTTCTTGTAGTTCTATGTCCACCCCCACCACTCCCCAGCTCCCTCACTTCAAAGCCCCCCTGCCCAAAATCCCTCCAAACGTAAAGCCCATCTTCACACACTCGCCCTCACACGTCTACTGTGCACTACTGAGAGACATCCTAGAAAGGTAAGAACAAGCGACATCATCTCTGTCCATTTAGATCGATTTCTACTTGCAAAATATATGTTCAAGCTATCTCAAGAACAGTAAAACGACTTGATTTTAGTCCCAAATAAGAACTGTACATGAATATAGTATTGCACTGTCAGTAGTACAGTAATTCTCTCAAGCCATTGCATTGTTCTCTATCGCCTCTCAAGATGCAGTCCTGCCGGCTTTATTTGGGGACAATCGTGATCTTGTCAAGCGTTGCCCCGCCTGTCACAGCGTTCTCTCGTGGTGCGGGTCCTGCTTCGTGCCAGACGATGAGTCCCGGCCACATCCGGACCCAACCTCAGGACCTGCAGCAGAACCACATCACTATTCGTACATCGGTGCGCTCGTATCTGCCTGGACAGCTGGTTACAGGTAGTACTGACCATTCACTTGGTGACAATTGATCAGCTCAGTGATTACATCGGATGGATGATGGTTCGACAAGGGTTCAAAGGCTTAAACAAGCTCCTCTGTCCGCAGTGACAGTCCGAAGCTCTCGGGACTTCATGGGTTTCCTGCTGCAGGCCCGCAGTGGTGACGATTCCCAAGTCATGGCCGGAATCGCAGGTGGGGCAGGGTCCCCTGCAGAGGGTCCGGTTCTGGTGCGCGGTTCCTGGACCCTTGCTCCGCCCGGGACGCACACACTGCGCTGCCTCTCGGAAGGCGACACGCTCACCCACTCGGATAAACAGCTGAAGCGAAACCTGTCGTTTGTGTGGAGGGCTCCTGATGCACCCGTGGGAGACATTCGCTTCTAGTGAGTCCACAAATCCACACCCACAGTTTGCACATTTCGTAGACAATGCCCAACATTCACTGTGGACTCTTTGTCCTTGTagtgtcacagttgttcagtcGTACTTTGTTTACTGGGCGGGGATCAAGTCTGCAGTGGTGCGTGATGGGAGTCAAAGTCTTTGGACTGGCAGAAACACGACA
This window of the Hippocampus zosterae strain Florida chromosome 1, ASM2543408v3, whole genome shotgun sequence genome carries:
- the LOC127611242 gene encoding zinc finger protein 827-like: MKRGSSALQPPPHPPPPPPPPDVAQRHTQAARRQDHMHADRGSESCTAGLSPFLAATSLFSPDVNTKMASDLLIRLSEATQKSQMLPGSRGEGRGGQQEEPGLALSPDGPGASPDPPSLTHTPEGDATTDTLASDLLRKLAESQFLTQPHVKVKEEEASMEIDTQSMSGVFRDGPIRDAQGPSSSSDGGHRLLAVKKEHVEAEETADPHLDGDVPNVPLAVKVEEEESSVATLAEKILLSGKMDEETQPRLFSGVAMEDRQFFGDQLCSGAKIAEQCLRAALWQDMSVNLASTLLHQLSERVAKSTSVPALRTNPPVRRSPVLKAEPAWSCPSEPAYGNPSSPRGSVSFFYRCHVCGFETDGRLLFRAHMTEHRQQERGSFSLRCCVCDHATNQEAAMRAHADKHVLGGATRCPLTLPAGSAPTVATATLPETSPSEHRCRICQRSFPGQPELLVHFQGHRQGNQYRCERCGHLTRTANKLVEHVRVHTGERPFTCHLCPYSAKRRDSLRLHCKVKHGAHATVAASSAAHSPGNVHTHRSYVHGDNPSKHIRRLHTSVPSSSSSSPHLPLQPSQCELAGWRDLSPLVPITTLLSLKPHSGAAPCSPPSSCSSSNKHSFLGYLGLTSL